From Micromonospora echinaurantiaca:
ACGCCGCCTACAAGGACCTGCCCAAGTATGTCGTGTCCAGCACGCTGCCCGAGAGCGCACTCGTCGAGGGCTGGGGCCCGACGACGATCCTGCGCTCCAACGACGACGTTGTCGAACTCAAGAAGAGCGAGGGCGGTGCGATCTTCATCCACGGCAGCGCCGAGCTGGCCCGGCGCCTGTCGGACGCGCGCCTGATCGACCGCTATCACCTGCTCGTCTTCCCCACGCTGCTCGGCGCCGGGAAGAGCCTGTTCAGCAGTGCGGACAACGAGAAGCAGGTGCTGCGCCTGCGGGACTCCGCCGCCTACCCGAACGGTGTGCTGAAGCTGATCTACGACGTCGCCGGCTGAACCAGATCCAGGGCGATGGCGCCGCCGGCACCCTCCCGTAGTTGCCGCGCCGTGCGTCCCACGTACCGTTGCAACGCTCGGGCGAGGTGCGGCTCGTCGTAGTACGCGAGCCGTCCGACGACGTCGGGGGCCGCGAGGCCGCCGGCTAGCAGCATCGCGGCCTCGCGGGCCCGTTCGATCTGTCGTACGGCGCCCTGGGTGAGCCCCGTCGCGGCGCGGAACCGGCGTTCGACGGTGCGTGCCGACACTGCGGGACGGCCGCCGACGCGCACCTCGGTGACCAGCGGATCCCGGACCACGGCCCCGGCGCGAACGAGGCGGCCGACCAGGGCCTCGGCGTCGTCGGGACCGGGTGTCGCCCAGCACGTACCGTCCAACCGGAACGTCCGGCGGGTCGCGTCGGGCAGTTCGGCGCCCGCGTCGACAAGGGCCGGCGTGGGTACGGACCGCAGCGACGTGCCCAGCGAGAACTCGATGCCGACGAACGTCGCGCCCGGCGGCACGGGCGCGACGCTGGCGCCGGTCTCGGGGCCGGAGACAGCCGCGTACGCTCTGCCCTCCTGCGTCCAGAACACCAGGCCCCAGTTCACCGTCGCGACGGAGGTCATCTGCGTCACCTGCTCGCTCGTGCAGGTCCACACGGTGTCGATCCACGGTGAGTCGGACGTGCGCGTCGTGAACCGCAGTCTCACGGGAGCAGGGTAACGGCTGCGGCCGCCGGCGTCAGCGATCGCCAGCGGACGCTGAGGGACTGTCCCACGCCATGGCGCTCGCCGACACGGGACGTGCACCTGGTCGGTGTCGGACCAGACCTGACTCTTCCGGGGTGGCCCGCCCCAGCCTGGCCGGTTCACGTTGACGACCCCGTCCACGTCCAGCAGCCACACCGGGCGGCCGCAGGGCAGATCCGCCTCTGCGTCGTCAGCACCAGAGTCGGCCATGACCGCACAGTAGGGGAACGGCGGGCAGCGGCCGAAGCGGATTTGGTCGCGCGTCGGAAGCTACGACTTCCATCCCGGGTCGCGGCCGGTGAGCCCGAGGACGCGGTCGAGCAGGGATGCGCCGGCGGGCGGGGTGATCGACGGCCCGAACAGCCCAGGGGTGCCGTCACTGCTCGCCTGCTGGGACACCAGGCGGTGGACCGTCTCGACTGTCTGGTCATCAACGTCGTAGGGCTGTCCGGTCGTGCTGGCGAGGTCCCATCCGTGGACGACCAGCTCGTTCAACGCGACGATGCCCATGATCTCGGCGGGCAGCACCACCCCGCCGGCTGCGGTCTCGCCCGTCCAGGCGGCCGGCGCGCGCCATGCGGCAACCAATTCATCGAGCTGCACCGGCAGTCGGCTGCGCCACTGTGGATCGAGGTTGGCAACCGAGGGATCGCCCGGGCCAGCCGGCGCCGCGTCGGGTCCCTTCTCGGCGGCCACCCGGAATGCGACCGTCAGCCCCAGGAGGTGGTCGAGCAGGTCGCCGACCGTCCACCTCTCACACGGGGTGGGACTGGCGAGCTGGTCGTCGGTCACCCCGTGCAGCAGCGCCTTCAACGCGCGGGCCGCGGGCGCGAGATCGGGGCTGTCGTCACTGTCGGTCATCTGGCTTCTCCTCTGTCGGGAACAGTGCTGGACGTTACGCGTCCGGACCGACAAGACAGGTCACTCGAGCATGATCAAGCTGATGACGACGGACCACACCTCGGGGCCCGCCGCCGTCGGCCCGATCGGTCATCCGCGACCGGCGACCGATGATTGCGCCACCGTGGGGCTACGCTGCGGGCATGCCGACGGAGGACCAGGTGTTTGATGCGGTGGTCCGACGGATCGCCACCGGCGAGTACCTCGACGGGCTCCCCGGGAGCCGGTCAGCGGCCCTTCGACCGGCGTCGCCTGCCGCGGTCGCCGAGGCCGAGGAACTGGCCGGCAGGTCACTGCCTTCGCTCTTGCGTCGGCTCTACCTGGAGGTCGGCAACGGCGGGTTCGGGCCCGGCTACGGTCTCCTCGGTCTGCGGGGCGGGCATCGGATGGGTGGCCTCGACGCGTTGGTCGGGCTCAAGGGCGGCGTCCTCGTCCTTTGCGACTGGGGTTGTGGTATCACCAGCGAGCTCGACCTTGCCACCGGCCAGGTCTGGGGCTGCGATCCGAACCCGGCGCCGGAGGGAGTGTCGGGTGCTTTCCCGCAGCACATGACAATCGTCGACTGGTTCGCCAAGTGGGTGGCGGGCACGCTGTACCAGCCGTGGCTGGTGCAGGACCCGACCACCGGCGAATGGCGTGGCGCGACCGACACCGAGTGCGCGGAGATGCTTCAGGAGGCGTTCGGTCCCGACGGTCCGGAGGACTGATCGTCAAACCGACGGCACCCACGCGCCGGTGCACCGGAGCCGAAAGACGCGCCTCAAGCCGAACGTGCGCCCATACGCGAGCGGCCGCACCACGGTGAGCACGACTGTCAGCCGGCAGCGCCAGCGGGCCAGCGGGTCGAGTGCGGGCGATCCGCCCGAGGGCTCCCGCACTCGACCCGAGCAGGCCGTCAGACTCTGGCCTCCCGCTCGACCGTGGCCGGTGCAGCCGGGATCGTCGTGGCTGTCCGGCGTCCCGGCATCCACCAGTTGGCCTTGCCGCACAGCTCCATCACCGCGGGGACGAGGATCATCCGGACGATCGTGGCGTCGATGAGCACGGCGACGGCCATGCCGAGGCCACCCTGCTTGACCGCGATGTCGGGGCCGAGCAGGGAGGTGGTGAAGACGGCGATCATGATGGCGGCCGCGGCGGTGATGACCTTGGCGGTCCGCGCCAGCCCCTGGGCGACGGCGGTGCGGGTGTCGCCGGTCCGCTCGTACTCCTCACGGACCCGTGAGGTGAGGAAGACCTGGTAGTCCATGGACAGGCCGAACAGGACCGGGAACATCATCATCGGCACCCAGGTCGTGACCGGCATGGCGGTGGGGAACCCGAGGGCCGGGCCGAGCCACCCCCACTGTACGACCGCGACGATCACGCCGTAGGCGGCGCCGATCGACAGCAGGTTCATCACGGCGGCCTGCAGCGCGATCGTGACCGACCGGACCAGCGCGATCAGCAGCACCATGGAGATCGCGATGACGACCGCGATCATCAGGGGCAGGCGCGCTCCGGACTCCTCGGCGACGTCGATGGTGCTGGCGTTCGGTCCGCCGACGTACACCCGTTGCCCGCCGGCCGCTGCGGGCAGCACGTCGTCGCGGAGCTCGTGCACCAGGTCCGCGGTCGCCTCCTCCTGGAATCCGGTCGTGGGGAAGGCGGTGAAGGTGACGGCCCGCCCGTCCATGCTGACTCGAGGTGGCGTGGCGTACGCGATGCCCTCGGCCTCGCTGACGGCCTCGACCACGGGACGCAGATCGCCACCCCTGGAGTCCACCTGCGTGGCGAAGATCAGGGGTGCCCCGTAGCCGGGACCGAAGCCCTCGGAGAGGATCTCGTACGAGACGTAGCTGCTCCGGTCGCGGGGCTGGACGCTGGCGTCGGGCTGGCTCAGCCGCATCGACAGCGTGGGGGCGGCCAGCACCAACAGGCTCACGCCAGCGAGGAGTGCGGCGGTCAGCGGCCTGCGCTGCACCACGCCGGCCCACCGCTCGGCGAGCGTACGGCGGGCCTGGGCGGTGGTACTGACGGGCTGGGGCCGGCGGGCCGCGCGACGAGGCAGGCGCAGCGAGTTGATCCGGTATCCGGTAAAGCCCAGGAACGCGGGCAGCAGCGTCACCGCGGCGATCATCGTCACCAGCACGATCACCGACGTGGCGACGGCCACCCCGGTCATCAGCCGCTGCCCCATGACGACCAGACCCAGCAACGCGATCACGACGGTCGTGCCGGCGAACAGTACGGCGCGACCGGCGGTGGTGACGGCCTTGACCGTGGCGCTCTCGGGTTCATCGCCGTCCCGGAGGCTGTCCTTGTAGCGGGTCACGATGAACAGTGCGTAGTCGATGCCGACGCCGAGCCCGATCATCGCGCCGAAGGCCAGAGTGAAATCCGGCGCGGGGACCAGGTGCCCGACCAGCTTCGTCAGCGCCAGGCCGCTCGCAATTGCCAGGAGGGCGGTCACGATCGGCAGGCCCATGGCCACCAGTGAACCGAAGGCGATGAACAGGATCACTGCTGCTGCCGCGATGCCCACGCTCTCGGCCGGACCCTGCGGGGGTGTCTCGGCCTTCTCCGCCATGTATCCGCCCAGCCCGAGCGTGACGCTGTCGTCGGAGGCGGCCTTGACCATGTCCACCAAGGGTTTGACCTCGGTCTTGGTCACGTCCTTGTCGCTCAGCGGGATGGTCATCCGGGCGATCCGACGATCCTCCGTCACCTGGTTCTCGCCCTGGTAGGGGGAGGTCACCGGTCCGGTGATGGGTGAGGCGTCCAGATCGGCGACCACCTTCTCGATCTTCTGGCGGGCGGCAGGGTCGTCGATTCCCTTCCCTGCCTTGATCGCGAGGGTCAGCCTGTCCCCCTGCTGTTCGGGGAAGTGCTTCTCGATCAGAGCCTGCGCCCTGGCGGATTCGGAGTCTCCACCGGTGAAGTCGTTGTCGGGGGCGGCGCCATACCCGAAGCCGACCGTCGCCACGGCGATCACGCCGACGATCCAGGTCAACAGGACCAGGCGACGGCGCCGGTAACAGAACCGGGCCAGTCCCGCCAGAGCTCCATCCGTACGGGGAGCTTCGGATGTCATCATCTTCTCCTCGAGTGGCCGAGCATTGCGCTCGATCGTGCGGCTGGTGTCTTCCCTACCGTTCGCCGCGAACTGTCCAGGTCGTTGTCATCGGTACCGAAAATGCGCGTCAGCAGGGGCGCCTTGTCGGGTGGTGCGTTCTTCAGGGGAACCAGAACCGCCGCCTCGGTGAGGTCTTCCAGCACGCTGGTGATGACGGCCAGGTCGGCGGGGGAGAGGGACGGGGCTCGACGGGCCAGCCGATGCAGTTCGGCGTCGATGACGGCCCGGGCGTGCCGGTGGACCAGGGCAAGGAAATCCGAGGTGCGATCGTCCGCGCACCCAGCGGATTGGTGGGTGGCGCGGGCCAGCTCAGTGGCCATGGCCCGGGCTTCCGCCGGGCGAGCCGGCGAATGGCGTGGTCACGCCGTCGTAGTGGAGTCGCAGCATCATGCCCTGATGCGCGTGGGGAAGGTTGTGGCAGTGGTTCATCCAGATTCCGGGGTTCGTAGCCCGGAACGCGACCTCCCACGTTTCGCCTGGCCGGACATCGAAGGTGTCCACCCACAGCGGACTGCCGGTGGACGGCGTCCCGTCCCTGGACAGGATCAGCACCGGATGGCCGTGCAGGTGCCAGGGGTGCGTTTCCAGGCTTCGGTTGACGACGGTGAACCGGACGATGTCGCCTTCGGCGACGAGCTGGTCCGGGATGGCGGGGTGGCCCCGGCCGTTGACGGTCTGCGCGTACGCCGGTCGGCCGTCGACCATGGCCACGCCTCGGTCGAGGACCATGGTGAAGCGCCGGTCGGCGTTGCGGAGGTCGAAGGGCACGGCCGCCGGAGCGCCGTACCGCAACAGGTCGAGCTCCGGCAGGCCGGACGTGTCCTCGATCCGGGCCGCACCCGCGGCGTCGCCATCCGGGCGCAGGCGCAGTCCGCCGTCACGATCGTCGTCGACGACGAGTGCCACGGACCTGCCCGGCATGAGGAACACCAGGTCGTATCGCCCGCCCGCGGGCAGACGCAGCCCCACGTCGCTGACCTCGCCGGGCTGGTTGAGGTCCCGGCCGTCGACGGCCGCCACCCGGAACGTGGTCCCGGCGAGGACGATCCGGTGCGGATCCGAGTCGGTGTTGATCAACCGCAACCGCACGGGCGTACCGGGTGGCGCCGGGTGTTCGGTCCTGCCGTCCCTACCGGCGATCATGACGGTGCCGTCGAAGGTGTGCACGGGCAGGGTCAGGTCCACCTGCCCAGCCGCCGTGGACTCGTCGGCGCGCTGTCCATCGCGCGGGTGCACGACGAGAGCGCCGTACAGGCCCTTGCGTACGCTGACATGGGATGCGTGGTGGGTGTGGTACCAGTAGGTGCCCACCTGTTCGGCCCGGAACCGGTAGACGAAGTCCGCACCGGGTGCCACGGGCAACTGGGTCACCCCCGGCACGCCGTCCTCGCCGCACGGTACGTCGTAGCCGTGCCAGTGCACGGTCACGCCGTCGGAGATGTCGGCGTTGCGCAGCCGCACCTCGATCAGGTCACCCTGGGTCGCGGTGATCGTCGGACCCGGTACCTCGCCGTTGTAGGTCCACGCGTCGATCTCGCGGCCGGACGGCAGCCGTACGCTGGCCTTCTTCGCGGTGAGCACGTGCCGCCGCACGGCGCCGCCCGGTGCCGGCGAGCCGGCACCGCGTAGGTCAGCCACCGACACCGCCGCCCGGGACGAACGCCCGCGGCCCTCTCCCAAGGTCACCGATCCGGCGGGGAGGAACGACAGCCCGGCGCCGGCGCCGGCGGCGGTCACCACGACCGCGCCACCGGCCCAGCCGATGAACCGGCGGCGCGAGATCGGCGCCTGGGTGACGCCGGCATCAGCGGTGCTCCCGGCGGGAGCCGTGACCACTCGCGTGGTCAGCAATGCGCCAGCGCCCACGAACGAGATCGTGATCAAGGCCGTGCTCCAGGTGAGCGGGTATCCGGCCAGGAAGGTCACCACAAGACCGGCCAGCGCCGCGTACGCCGCGGTGAGCACCGCGACCACCCCGCCCGCCGACCTGCCGTCGCCCCGCCCCCGCCTCGCCGCGAGCAGGTGCCGGCCGGCGAGCAGCACGGCGACGGTCCCGGCGGCCCCCAGCATCGGCAGCCCGAGCAGCACCTTCTCCTGGACGAACCACCAGCCCCGGCTGGCCAGCACCGCCACGGTGCCCACCCGGACCAGCGTCACCAGCACCGCCGCGATCAGGACGGCGAGCGCCAGCCGGGTGCGCCGGAGCGCCAGGGTGACGCCGGCCGCGAACCACGCGGCGACGCTCAGCAGCGCGACGAGGTGGTCGAGGATGATCCACAGTCCGGTGGTCATGGCACTTGTCGCGTCGGTGCGGCCGGCCTGGACAGCTGCCTGGCCTGGCGGACGATCCTCCCGGCCACGGCCAGGATGGCGAGACCGTTGACCGCGTGCAGACCGAAGACCAGCTGGCCGGCGGTCGTGCTGCCGCCGGTGCCGTCGAACGCCGCGGCGATCGCCCGGATCACGAACTGGACGACTGCGAGTCCGGCGACCAGGCCGCTCATCCCGATGAGCCCCCCGGGCATCCGGGCAACCGCGGCGACGGCGGTCGCCAGGACCGCGATCAGGACGACTCCGCCACCCAGCGCCCGGTGCGGCTGGAAGGCCTCATCGTTGGGTGCCGTGTCGAAGGCGCCGCTCGCAGCCAGGAAGAACTGTGCGACAACGGCCAACATCAGCAGGGCCGCCAGGCCAGCGAACGCTCTACGCATGGCGCGCTCCTCGAAGTGGGTGAAGGTGATCGCTCATGGCGGTGATCGTCGCGCCGGGCCGGCCGCCGTGGCCTCTGCCAGCGGATGGCGGCAGCTACGCAATCGGGCGTAGGCCGCCTCGTGTCCCGCTCCGCCCGTCGGCGTAGCACGTCGCGCGTCTCTGCCGAGCGTCGTCCGCGGGCGACAACCGTAGGATCACGGCATGCAACGCCCTACCGTGTCGCTTCCCCCGCGTGTGGTGGCGCAAGACGTGGCGCTCGCGCTCTTCGTCACCGTGATGCAGGTGCAGGGCACGGTCGCCAAGGTTGCCATCGAGGGGGCACCGCGCCCGCTCACCGACTTCGGAAACCTCGGATATGTGCTGCTGGCGGTGAGTGGCCTCGCCCTGGCCGTCCGCCGCCGGTGGCCGGTGCCGGTGTTCGTCACCGCCGCGCTCGCCAGCCTCGCGTACTACAGCGTCGACTTCCCGGACGGGCCCGGCTGGCTCGGGCTCTTCGTCGCCCTGTACACCCTCACCGCGTACGGCGACGGGCGTCGGTCAGTGGTGATCGCCGGTGCGGGTATCGCGGTGCTTGCCACCGGGTGGCTGGTCTCCGCTGCCGACATCGAGCCACGCGCTGCCATCGGCTGGGTGTTTTTCCGGATCGGTGCGTCGGTGATGAGCGCAGCCCTCGGCGAATCCGTGCGGTCCCGGCGGGTCATCGCCGCCGAAGCTCAGGAGCGTGCTGAGCTGGCTGAACGAACTCGCGAGGAGGAAGCGCGGGCGCGGGTCGACGCCGAACGGCTCCGGATCGCCCGCGAGGTCCACGACACCGTCGCGCACGCCATCGCGATCATCAACGTTCAATCCGGTGTCACCGCGCACGTGCTCGACAAGAGGCCGGAAGTGGCCCGCGAGGCGCTGCAGACCATCGAACAGACCAGTTCCCGGGCACTGCGCGAGATGCGGGCCATCCTCGGGGTGCTCCGGGACGACCACGACGGACGCCTGCCGTACCCCGGGCTCGAGCAGATCGACGAACTCACCGCCAAGGCCCGCGACGCCGGGCTCGACATCAAGCTCGAGCAGAGCCCGCCCGCGGCACCGCTGCCGAGCGCGGTGGGCAGCGCCGCCTACCGGATCCTGCAGGAATCGATCACCAACGTGATCCGCCACGTCGGCCCGACCCGGGTGACGGTAGCGCTGAATCCAGGGATCGACGCCCTGGAGATCCGGGTGACCGATGAGGGCCGCCGTGCCGTCCCCGGTGATGACCCCGCGAGTCCACGCCTACCGCCGCAGCCTCGGACCATCACCGGAGGCCCGGCCGAGCACGGCCGCGGGATCCTCGGAATGCGCGAGCGCTGTCGACTGCTGGGCGGAGAACTCGACGCCAGACCGACCCCGGCCGGAGGGTTCGAGGTCACGGCCCGGCTGCCGCTCGCGCCGACCGGGGCACGCCTGTGAACGCCGCCGCCGCGTCACCGTCAACCACCGCTCCCATCACGGTGCTGCTGGCCGACGACGAGGGTCTCGTGCGGTCCGGATTCAAGGTCCTGCTCGACCTCGAGGACGACATCACGGTGGTGGGAGAAGCCACCAACGGCGCCGAAGCCGTCGAGCGGGCGCGCGCCACCCGCCCCGACGTCGTCCTCATGGACATCCGCATGCCGAGGCTGGACGGAATTCAAGCCACCACTCAGATCACGGCGACGCACGGGTTGGAGCAGGTCCGAGTCCTCATCCTCACCACCTACGACACCGACGAGTACGTCTTCGAGGCACTCCAAGCCGGCGCCAGCGGCTTCCTGCTCAAAGACGCCGGACCGGCCGAACTGCTGCATGCCATCCGGGTGGTCGCTGCCGGAGATGCGCTGCTCGCGCCGCGGATCACCCGACGACTCATCGGCCAGTTCACCGCGCAACGAACAGCCACCCGGGCCGCGGAGGACCGGCTCGCGGTGCTGACCCAGCGCGAGCGCGAGGTGCTGGCCCTGGTGGGGCAGGGCCTGAGCAACCACGAGATCGGTGCCGAGTTGTTCCTCAGCCCGGCCACCGCGCGCACCCACGTCAGCCACGCGATGGCGAAACTGGGTGCGCGTGACCGCGCACAGCTGGTCGTCATCGCCTACCAGACCGGACTGGTCATCCCCGACAAGGCTTGAACACGTAGCGCAGGACGGTAGCGGCGCCCGATCAGGGCCGCGTCGGCTCGTGCGACGACTCGAGTATCTGCTTGGCCGCCTGCCGTTGATTCCACGACACGAGGCCGAGAACGAGAGGTACGAAACCGCCTACCCCGCACCACCACCCAAGGAAAAGGCTCCCGGAGGCCCATCCGCCGGCCATCAGCAAGACGCTCAGCAGCGGTAACACGAAGGGTGGGATCCGGTTCCACCAGGCGGGCCGGAGAACCGTCCGTGCCCATCGTTCGGCTGCTGCAGCAACCAGCGGATCCGGGTGGGAGCGTCTCTTGTTGGAATACCGGATGACGTCGCGACGCACAGCCGCAGGCACCTGCCGGTAGGCGCGAACGGCTGCCCGCCGCTCCGCTCGGCCCGGTCCTGCGTGATCAAGCATCTCAGCTGGTCTACCGACTCCGCAGGCACGTGTCAACCATGCACTCGTGCCAGCCCCAGCACCCGACCGCCACCTCCGTCCTCGCCACCGGCCGCGGCCTGATCCGCCGGGCCATCTGTTGGCATCGATTTCGCCACCCGGGTCGGCGCGGCTGCCGACAATGAAAAGATGAGAGCGCAGAGGTTCCTGCAGAAGGGGCGCGAGGCCGCGGCTCGTCGTCGTACTCCGAAGCGGCAACCAGCCGCGACGCGTCGCCCTCGGTGGCCGCTGATGGCGGCGCTGCTCGCGGCGGGAGCGGCCGGAGCCGCGGCGGCTCGGCGCCGCAAGGGTGCCGGGCGCACCGGACCCAGCGGTGCCGGAGCGACAGGTGAGGTGGGCCAGCCCGGTCATGCCGGCGGTACGGTCCGGCCCGTCAGCA
This genomic window contains:
- a CDS encoding dihydrofolate reductase family protein, which encodes MREVVYTGFMSLDGVVDSPGGGPGEEHRSGGWVFKDVEVLPEAFALKGEELAETTALLFGRRSYEAFAPVWRDSEDHAAYKDLPKYVVSSTLPESALVEGWGPTTILRSNDDVVELKKSEGGAIFIHGSAELARRLSDARLIDRYHLLVFPTLLGAGKSLFSSADNEKQVLRLRDSAAYPNGVLKLIYDVAG
- a CDS encoding helix-turn-helix domain-containing protein translates to MRLRFTTRTSDSPWIDTVWTCTSEQVTQMTSVATVNWGLVFWTQEGRAYAAVSGPETGASVAPVPPGATFVGIEFSLGTSLRSVPTPALVDAGAELPDATRRTFRLDGTCWATPGPDDAEALVGRLVRAGAVVRDPLVTEVRVGGRPAVSARTVERRFRAATGLTQGAVRQIERAREAAMLLAGGLAAPDVVGRLAYYDEPHLARALQRYVGRTARQLREGAGGAIALDLVQPATS
- a CDS encoding TIGR03086 family metal-binding protein; translated protein: MTDSDDSPDLAPAARALKALLHGVTDDQLASPTPCERWTVGDLLDHLLGLTVAFRVAAEKGPDAAPAGPGDPSVANLDPQWRSRLPVQLDELVAAWRAPAAWTGETAAGGVVLPAEIMGIVALNELVVHGWDLASTTGQPYDVDDQTVETVHRLVSQQASSDGTPGLFGPSITPPAGASLLDRVLGLTGRDPGWKS
- a CDS encoding MMPL family transporter, translated to MTWIVGVIAVATVGFGYGAAPDNDFTGGDSESARAQALIEKHFPEQQGDRLTLAIKAGKGIDDPAARQKIEKVVADLDASPITGPVTSPYQGENQVTEDRRIARMTIPLSDKDVTKTEVKPLVDMVKAASDDSVTLGLGGYMAEKAETPPQGPAESVGIAAAAVILFIAFGSLVAMGLPIVTALLAIASGLALTKLVGHLVPAPDFTLAFGAMIGLGVGIDYALFIVTRYKDSLRDGDEPESATVKAVTTAGRAVLFAGTTVVIALLGLVVMGQRLMTGVAVATSVIVLVTMIAAVTLLPAFLGFTGYRINSLRLPRRAARRPQPVSTTAQARRTLAERWAGVVQRRPLTAALLAGVSLLVLAAPTLSMRLSQPDASVQPRDRSSYVSYEILSEGFGPGYGAPLIFATQVDSRGGDLRPVVEAVSEAEGIAYATPPRVSMDGRAVTFTAFPTTGFQEEATADLVHELRDDVLPAAAGGQRVYVGGPNASTIDVAEESGARLPLMIAVVIAISMVLLIALVRSVTIALQAAVMNLLSIGAAYGVIVAVVQWGWLGPALGFPTAMPVTTWVPMMMFPVLFGLSMDYQVFLTSRVREEYERTGDTRTAVAQGLARTAKVITAAAAIMIAVFTTSLLGPDIAVKQGGLGMAVAVLIDATIVRMILVPAVMELCGKANWWMPGRRTATTIPAAPATVEREARV
- a CDS encoding multicopper oxidase domain-containing protein, translating into MTTGLWIILDHLVALLSVAAWFAAGVTLALRRTRLALAVLIAAVLVTLVRVGTVAVLASRGWWFVQEKVLLGLPMLGAAGTVAVLLAGRHLLAARRGRGDGRSAGGVVAVLTAAYAALAGLVVTFLAGYPLTWSTALITISFVGAGALLTTRVVTAPAGSTADAGVTQAPISRRRFIGWAGGAVVVTAAGAGAGLSFLPAGSVTLGEGRGRSSRAAVSVADLRGAGSPAPGGAVRRHVLTAKKASVRLPSGREIDAWTYNGEVPGPTITATQGDLIEVRLRNADISDGVTVHWHGYDVPCGEDGVPGVTQLPVAPGADFVYRFRAEQVGTYWYHTHHASHVSVRKGLYGALVVHPRDGQRADESTAAGQVDLTLPVHTFDGTVMIAGRDGRTEHPAPPGTPVRLRLINTDSDPHRIVLAGTTFRVAAVDGRDLNQPGEVSDVGLRLPAGGRYDLVFLMPGRSVALVVDDDRDGGLRLRPDGDAAGAARIEDTSGLPELDLLRYGAPAAVPFDLRNADRRFTMVLDRGVAMVDGRPAYAQTVNGRGHPAIPDQLVAEGDIVRFTVVNRSLETHPWHLHGHPVLILSRDGTPSTGSPLWVDTFDVRPGETWEVAFRATNPGIWMNHCHNLPHAHQGMMLRLHYDGVTTPFAGSPGGSPGHGH
- a CDS encoding DUF6220 domain-containing protein, with the protein product MRRAFAGLAALLMLAVVAQFFLAASGAFDTAPNDEAFQPHRALGGGVVLIAVLATAVAAVARMPGGLIGMSGLVAGLAVVQFVIRAIAAAFDGTGGSTTAGQLVFGLHAVNGLAILAVAGRIVRQARQLSRPAAPTRQVP
- a CDS encoding sensor histidine kinase, which encodes MQRPTVSLPPRVVAQDVALALFVTVMQVQGTVAKVAIEGAPRPLTDFGNLGYVLLAVSGLALAVRRRWPVPVFVTAALASLAYYSVDFPDGPGWLGLFVALYTLTAYGDGRRSVVIAGAGIAVLATGWLVSAADIEPRAAIGWVFFRIGASVMSAALGESVRSRRVIAAEAQERAELAERTREEEARARVDAERLRIAREVHDTVAHAIAIINVQSGVTAHVLDKRPEVAREALQTIEQTSSRALREMRAILGVLRDDHDGRLPYPGLEQIDELTAKARDAGLDIKLEQSPPAAPLPSAVGSAAYRILQESITNVIRHVGPTRVTVALNPGIDALEIRVTDEGRRAVPGDDPASPRLPPQPRTITGGPAEHGRGILGMRERCRLLGGELDARPTPAGGFEVTARLPLAPTGARL
- a CDS encoding response regulator, which codes for MTVLLADDEGLVRSGFKVLLDLEDDITVVGEATNGAEAVERARATRPDVVLMDIRMPRLDGIQATTQITATHGLEQVRVLILTTYDTDEYVFEALQAGASGFLLKDAGPAELLHAIRVVAAGDALLAPRITRRLIGQFTAQRTATRAAEDRLAVLTQREREVLALVGQGLSNHEIGAELFLSPATARTHVSHAMAKLGARDRAQLVVIAYQTGLVIPDKA